ATTGAATAGTAAAAGAAATCTGGTTAGGACACAATTTATTTAACCCGATGACCAGCTTGGTCTTCATCACTCTCTGTACGGGACAAAAAAGAGAGGGAATGCTTGCAAAAGTACAGATGAAAAGGGTTTGATTAAAAGTAACTATATGCGAAGCGGTATCCTTTAGGACACTCCAATCAGACCCTATGAATCAGATTAACCTACTTCGACAAACTCTGAAGCCTTATTTGAAATGGCATGGCGCACGTTTGAATTTTCTCGCTCTATTTTTGATTGCTTTGCTGAGGGTAAAAACAGTAAATTTGACTGAACTGGCGACAGGTTTTCGGTCGCCAGCGCAAATAGACTCTAGCCTCAGCAAATTTGAGCTTGATTATGCCGTAATTGCCAAAACAATCGTAGGGATTATGGATATACCGCAACCGTGGGTTTTGAGTACAGACAGAACCGAATGGTCGTTTGGGTCAACCCGCTTCAACATTTTAATGTTAGGAATAGTACACGATGGTGTTGCATATCCTTTGGTCTGGGAAATGCTGGATAAGAAGGGTAATTCTAATAGTAATGAGAGAATGGATTTACTCGATCGTTTCTACCAGATTTTTCCTGATGCTCAGGTAGCTTATCTGACTGGCGACCGAGAGTTCATCGGTAAACAATGGTTAACTTATCTCTTAATCGAACCGACTATTCCCTTTCGATTGAGAATACGTCATAGCGATCGCATTAGTGATGGAAAAAAAGATCTTAGAGCGTCGATTATCTTTGCTCATTTGAAACCAGGTCAAACTCAGATTTTATCTGGTCGTCGATGGGTATGGGGGCGTTCGGTTTATGTTTCTGCTTTACGTTTGGACAATGGAGAATTACTGATTGTTGTTTCTCCTGACTTTTGCCAGACTGCTATTTCCGACTATGGAAAACGATGGGGAATTGAAACCTTGTTCGGAATGTTCAAAACCAGAGGATTTTGTCTTGAATCTACTCATTTTACTTACTCAGAGCGATTAAGTAAGCTCGTTGCTCTAATGTCTTTTGCTTTATGCTGGGCAATTAAAATGGGTGAATGGTTACATCAATATCAGCCAATTAAAATCAAGAAACATGGAAGATTAGCCAAAAGCATACTTCGCTATGGTTTAGATTACTTGCGGTCAATTTTTACCGATTTGGATTTAAAACAGTCTCAATTTCTAGATTCTCTCAAACTTTTGTCCTGTACTTAGAAGGATACAGGCGATCTCTAACGTAAGTGTGATGGTTAGCCCTACTCTCCTACTCCTCCCTATTCCCCCTACTCCCTTAATCCACTATCTGCCTTGATGCAATCGCGAACTAAACGTCAGCTAACTGTAGAGTTGCATAGTGTTGTATATCGTAGTGCAATATGTGCTGTCTGAGTGTTAAGTAGAGATGTGGTAGCACAAAGTAACTAAGAACAAATAAGACAAGATTCAAAATAGTTAATGTTAATAAATACGAAGAAATTACTATTAGTAATATGCTTTACATTTGCAACTAATTACTGTTAGTTCAAAAGGTAAAACTATGGAGGGTAAAGATTAACAATAGGGCTAGTCTGTTGATTATAACCAGTTGACTAGACCTCTGAGTTGCCTTTAAAGATTTAATGTGTCGTGACTACTCTTAAGTTGATCAAGTTGATCGACACGATCACTAAGCACTTGCAATTGAATCTCTAACGATAAAGTCTGGGTGTATAGTTCTTGCGCAACATCATCAACCATTACCTCTAATCTCTCTTGTGTCTGGAGTGGGTCAGTGATCGTTAAAGAATCTATAGTTATATCTATGTTGTGGCTCATGCAGGGGTGACAAAAAAAAGGCACCCCATGTTATAGGATTTTCGTAACCGTTCACTCCCCCCCAAGGGCGATCGCTAAAATAGCTCACTCAAGATAGAAATGAAAGTAAGTAAGTAAAAGGGGCAGGAGATGGTAGTTGGTATTTAAGTAACTATTCGACTCGGAAGTAAGGGAGGACTCAATCCTTGACGAGCCAACTGAATGACAGAGCTAATATATTTCCAAGGATTTACTTGTCTCAAGCGACAAGTTTCAATGACACTGAGTAAAGAACTGTAGGCAATACTACCTTCGGTAGTTCTAGTTCCATAACTAATACGACGAGCGATTACAGCATGGCGTAAAGCCCTTTCTGCTTCATTATTAGTTAAGGGTAAATTAGGATTGTTCACCGCAGCCACTACTGCATCCCAATCATTAAGGATTTCTCTTGCCAAAGCTTTGAGTTTTTGGTGCTTGATGGTTTTGGCTAGATGACACACCCCTTGAAGAGAACGAACAATCCTCTCTAATTCTTGCTCAGTTTTTCCTTTTTTGATAGCATCAATAAAATCTTTTAAATCCTCTAAAATCAATGTTCCAATCCGTGCCGTTCTAGAGTTAACCGATTCAGCAATGCCAATGGCTTTACGAATCAGATGGGCTAAACATCTGTGACGACGCTCTTTATGACGGTAAGCACCATAAC
This genomic window from Coleofasciculaceae cyanobacterium contains:
- a CDS encoding IS4 family transposase; translation: MNQINLLRQTLKPYLKWHGARLNFLALFLIALLRVKTVNLTELATGFRSPAQIDSSLSKFELDYAVIAKTIVGIMDIPQPWVLSTDRTEWSFGSTRFNILMLGIVHDGVAYPLVWEMLDKKGNSNSNERMDLLDRFYQIFPDAQVAYLTGDREFIGKQWLTYLLIEPTIPFRLRIRHSDRISDGKKDLRASIIFAHLKPGQTQILSGRRWVWGRSVYVSALRLDNGELLIVVSPDFCQTAISDYGKRWGIETLFGMFKTRGFCLESTHFTYSERLSKLVALMSFALCWAIKMGEWLHQYQPIKIKKHGRLAKSILRYGLDYLRSIFTDLDLKQSQFLDSLKLLSCT